One genomic segment of Alkalimarinus alittae includes these proteins:
- the rlmF gene encoding 23S rRNA (adenine(1618)-N(6))-methyltransferase RlmF gives MKSTRGSKSSVKKVTKKGDLHPRNPHRGRYDLMALCKACPELNRFIKPNPKGDNTINFSDEKAVLCLNKALLAHYYHVTNWTIPNGYLCPPIPGRADYIHYVADLVIQSALAKPIRVLDVGTGANCIYPIIGSQSYDWEFVASDIDPVSVSAASTIVNANKVLKGKVDVVLQKSTDNIFQGVIKSGDRFALTICNPPFHSSLAEAKAGSQRKWNNLNKHSSGTGLAKNKIESKLNFGGQKAELWCQGGEIAFLTRMAQESVGFGHQVAWFTSLVSKSENVKPIKALLTQLGVNEIKVIEMSQGQKISRLIAWCFPHK, from the coding sequence TTGAAATCGACTAGAGGTTCAAAATCGTCAGTAAAGAAGGTCACCAAAAAAGGTGACCTTCACCCAAGAAACCCTCATCGAGGGCGCTATGATCTTATGGCGCTGTGTAAAGCCTGTCCGGAGTTAAATCGCTTTATCAAGCCGAACCCCAAGGGTGATAACACGATCAATTTTAGTGATGAAAAAGCGGTTCTCTGCTTGAACAAAGCCCTGCTAGCTCATTACTACCATGTCACGAACTGGACCATTCCTAACGGTTACCTGTGTCCTCCTATTCCTGGTCGAGCAGACTATATTCATTACGTAGCAGACTTGGTCATACAAAGTGCTTTGGCTAAGCCCATTAGGGTGCTAGATGTGGGGACGGGAGCCAATTGTATTTATCCTATTATTGGAAGCCAAAGTTACGACTGGGAGTTCGTCGCTTCTGATATCGATCCTGTCTCAGTAAGCGCTGCAAGCACTATCGTTAATGCTAATAAGGTTTTAAAGGGTAAGGTGGACGTTGTACTTCAGAAGAGTACCGATAACATATTCCAGGGTGTTATTAAATCGGGCGATCGGTTCGCTTTGACGATTTGCAACCCTCCTTTTCATTCTTCTTTAGCCGAGGCTAAAGCGGGTAGCCAACGTAAATGGAATAACCTCAATAAGCATTCATCAGGCACAGGTCTAGCCAAAAATAAAATAGAGTCAAAGCTTAACTTTGGGGGGCAGAAAGCAGAACTTTGGTGTCAAGGTGGTGAAATTGCATTCTTAACTCGCATGGCGCAAGAAAGTGTTGGATTTGGCCATCAGGTGGCTTGGTTTACCAGTTTAGTCTCTAAAAGCGAAAACGTTAAACCCATAAAAGCCTTATTAACTCAGTTAGGCGTTAACGAGATTAAGGTTATAGAAATGAGCCAAGGGCAAAAGATTAGTCGTTTAATTGCTTGGTGCTTTCCGCATAAATGA
- a CDS encoding acyltransferase has protein sequence MLSFLPSWLRGVFAFILVITNTFFWLPFLLLGTFLKLVLPISIIRKSMTLLLIAIANSWVACNSAILSLTQRINWQISGVEALKKDDWYFVNCNHQSWTDIPVVQKVLNRKVPMLKFFLKQELIWVPIMGVCWWALDFPFMKRYSNEYLKKHPEMKGKDLETTRKACGKFKTTPVAVFNFLEGTRFTPAKHAKQQSPYKNLLNPKFGGAAFVMGSMGEQMHTMLDITIYYPEGPHGVWGLLTGKIQTIVVDVKKVAIPSALRGKDYSQDPEFKAAFQVWIKNIWQEKDELIEQLKVNAAKSNAVSMASGLNQLHQ, from the coding sequence ATGTTGAGCTTTCTTCCTAGCTGGTTGCGTGGTGTATTTGCATTTATATTGGTTATCACCAATACCTTCTTTTGGCTTCCTTTTCTGCTATTAGGTACTTTTCTAAAGCTAGTACTGCCCATATCGATCATTCGAAAATCGATGACCTTATTATTAATAGCCATAGCAAATAGTTGGGTTGCCTGTAATAGCGCCATTCTTTCACTAACACAACGCATAAATTGGCAAATATCGGGTGTTGAAGCACTTAAGAAGGATGACTGGTATTTTGTGAATTGTAACCATCAGTCGTGGACTGATATACCTGTCGTGCAAAAGGTGCTTAATAGAAAAGTCCCAATGCTCAAATTTTTTCTGAAGCAGGAATTGATATGGGTGCCGATTATGGGTGTTTGTTGGTGGGCGCTCGACTTCCCATTTATGAAACGGTACTCCAATGAGTACCTAAAAAAGCACCCAGAAATGAAAGGTAAAGATTTAGAAACAACGCGTAAAGCGTGTGGTAAATTTAAGACAACGCCAGTGGCAGTCTTTAACTTTTTGGAAGGTACTCGGTTTACCCCCGCAAAGCATGCTAAGCAGCAATCGCCTTATAAAAATCTACTAAACCCCAAGTTTGGTGGTGCTGCATTTGTGATGGGAAGCATGGGGGAGCAAATGCATACCATGTTAGATATTACAATATACTATCCAGAGGGGCCTCATGGTGTTTGGGGTTTACTTACGGGTAAAATTCAAACCATCGTGGTTGATGTAAAGAAGGTGGCTATTCCTTCAGCTTTAAGAGGTAAGGATTATTCTCAAGACCCTGAATTTAAAGCAGCGTTTCAGGTGTGGATAAAAAATATTTGGCAAGAGAAAGATGAATTAATCGAGCAACTTAAAGTTAACGCGGCAAAATCTAATGCTGTATCTATGGCTAGCGGGTTGAATCAACTTCACCAATAA
- a CDS encoding RimK family protein: MADTLIIIENKSDWEAYYPSENVVTFEEYLDGSYNTGGEDASNKRAEGKGERLRVINLCRNSSYLSAGYYCSLLAEARGHGVIPSVRTLNDLSKRALYRLELDYMPGLLAKKSPPGETNGALKIVSFFGTTINPEYTELARKLFEHFPCPVLEISLVYDKGWKVDMLKIRSHHSLDDSDETAFANALDEFSLKVWRKRRSKKQFRYDLAILIDEEEKFPPSNKTALKRFIAAGKSLGIDCELITQRDYLRLPEYDGLFIRATTSINHYTYRFAKRAEMEGMVVIDDPTSILRCTNKIYLADLFRNNKVPAPQTELLFKGKPLQIELLEAKLDYPMVLKIPDGAFSVGVEKVSNREALQAVLARLFEKSTLILAQEFLYTEFDWRIGVLNNKPIYACRYYMVRNHWQIYQHGATKTASGNFETLPTFEAPKAVLDAAIRATRPIGNGFYGVDIKEKNGTGYVIEVNDNPSIDSGVEDHYLGDELYKTIFSEFLRRMELRGSKK, from the coding sequence ATGGCTGATACGCTAATAATTATTGAGAATAAATCTGATTGGGAAGCCTACTATCCCAGCGAAAATGTCGTTACATTCGAAGAGTACCTAGACGGTAGTTACAATACGGGTGGTGAAGACGCAAGTAATAAGCGGGCAGAAGGGAAGGGTGAGCGCCTTAGGGTTATCAACCTATGCCGAAATAGCAGTTATTTATCAGCTGGGTATTATTGCTCCTTGCTGGCCGAAGCCAGAGGGCATGGGGTTATTCCCTCAGTTCGCACGCTCAATGATCTGAGTAAACGCGCACTTTACCGTTTGGAACTGGATTATATGCCGGGACTACTGGCTAAAAAAAGTCCGCCTGGTGAAACTAACGGGGCGCTTAAAATAGTTAGTTTTTTCGGAACAACCATTAACCCCGAATATACTGAGTTGGCACGAAAGCTGTTTGAACATTTCCCTTGCCCAGTATTAGAAATCTCGCTTGTTTATGACAAAGGGTGGAAGGTCGATATGCTCAAGATTCGAAGTCATCATAGTCTTGATGACAGCGATGAAACCGCATTTGCTAATGCGCTGGATGAGTTTAGCCTTAAGGTCTGGCGTAAAAGACGTTCTAAAAAACAATTTCGTTATGATTTGGCTATTCTTATAGATGAAGAAGAAAAGTTCCCTCCGTCAAATAAAACAGCACTTAAGCGGTTTATTGCCGCGGGTAAGTCATTGGGTATTGATTGTGAGCTGATTACTCAGCGAGACTATCTTCGATTACCTGAATACGATGGTCTTTTTATTCGTGCAACGACATCGATTAATCATTACACCTATCGTTTTGCTAAAAGGGCTGAAATGGAAGGGATGGTGGTGATTGATGACCCAACATCTATTTTGCGCTGCACCAATAAGATTTATCTGGCAGATCTATTTCGCAATAACAAGGTGCCAGCCCCGCAAACGGAGTTATTGTTCAAAGGCAAGCCGCTTCAAATAGAGCTATTAGAAGCTAAACTCGATTACCCTATGGTGCTTAAAATACCTGATGGGGCATTTTCGGTTGGCGTGGAAAAAGTGAGTAATAGAGAAGCGCTTCAAGCCGTGTTGGCGCGACTGTTTGAAAAGTCCACGCTGATACTCGCGCAGGAATTTCTGTATACCGAATTTGACTGGCGAATTGGTGTCTTAAACAACAAGCCTATCTACGCTTGTCGTTACTATATGGTGCGTAATCACTGGCAGATATATCAGCATGGAGCGACGAAAACTGCTTCAGGTAACTTTGAAACCTTACCTACTTTTGAGGCGCCAAAGGCCGTTTTAGATGCGGCCATTAGGGCAACCCGACCTATCGGAAATGGATTTTACGGTGTCGACATCAAAGAAAAAAATGGCACTGGCTACGTGATCGAGGTTAACGACAATCCTAGTATTGATAGTGGCGTTGAAGATCACTATTTAGGCGATGAGCTGTATAAAACTATTTTTTCAGAATTCTTGCGAAGGATGGAATTAAGAGGCAGTAAAAAATAA
- a CDS encoding GNAT family N-acetyltransferase/peptidase C39 family protein: protein MSQKQITIEPAELEQVESLLQIEQKCFTSDRLSKRSMRRFILNEQAVFNVAMSDERCVGYILIIFHRGTRLARLYSIAVDPASRGQGIANQLMKTGEEEAKRHGAFYFRLEVNPTNTGAIALYKSLGFIKFGVLHDYYEDHSDALRMQKRIRYKDQASVHTALPWCRQSTPFTCGPAALMMAMSGLDTHYSHSQNDELQIWREATTIFMTSGHGGCHPLGLALSAKKRGFRVEAWINQQQPLFVDGVRSEDKKSIIERVHHEFVRQSEAENIVIHYETITQATLIDACNKGAVPIVLISTFRFDRKKAPHWVAVSGYDDYCFYVHDPDPDDKHQDQLDCQYLPIALQDFEPMSSFGANRLRTAIILYPSD, encoded by the coding sequence ATGAGTCAAAAGCAGATCACTATAGAGCCTGCAGAACTGGAACAGGTAGAGTCATTACTGCAAATTGAGCAGAAGTGTTTTACGTCTGATCGCTTAAGCAAACGCAGCATGCGTCGCTTTATATTAAACGAGCAAGCGGTATTTAACGTCGCCATGTCTGACGAGCGCTGCGTGGGTTATATTCTAATTATTTTTCATCGAGGCACGCGGCTCGCCAGACTGTACTCAATTGCCGTTGACCCAGCTTCTCGTGGCCAAGGGATAGCTAATCAGCTCATGAAAACGGGAGAAGAAGAAGCTAAGCGGCATGGCGCGTTTTACTTTCGACTAGAGGTTAACCCTACGAACACGGGCGCAATTGCGCTCTATAAGTCACTCGGGTTTATAAAGTTTGGCGTATTACACGATTATTATGAAGACCACAGTGACGCATTACGCATGCAAAAGCGTATCCGTTACAAAGACCAAGCCTCGGTTCATACCGCCTTACCCTGGTGCCGCCAAAGCACACCCTTTACCTGTGGCCCCGCGGCACTCATGATGGCGATGTCTGGCTTAGACACCCACTACTCTCACAGCCAAAATGATGAACTACAGATTTGGCGTGAGGCGACGACTATTTTCATGACATCAGGGCATGGCGGCTGCCACCCTCTTGGCCTTGCACTCTCGGCCAAAAAACGAGGATTTCGAGTTGAAGCCTGGATCAATCAGCAACAACCATTATTTGTTGACGGTGTACGCAGCGAAGATAAAAAATCAATTATTGAAAGGGTTCACCATGAGTTTGTACGTCAAAGTGAAGCCGAAAATATAGTGATTCATTATGAGACTATTACACAGGCAACATTGATTGACGCCTGCAACAAAGGCGCGGTGCCTATTGTTTTAATCAGTACCTTTCGCTTTGATAGAAAAAAAGCACCGCACTGGGTTGCTGTAAGCGGCTATGACGATTATTGCTTTTATGTGCATGACCCTGATCCCGACGACAAACACCAAGATCAGCTTGACTGCCAATATCTACCCATAGCGCTGCAAGACTTCGAACCCATGTCGTCTTTTGGCGCAAACAGGCTGCGCACCGCGATTATATTGTATCCCTCTGACTGA
- a CDS encoding DEAD/DEAH box helicase, with translation MAFTLRNYQRDAVQATIQHFRKSDESAVIVLPTGAGKSLVIAELARLAKRKILVLAHVKELVEQNHAKYESYGLTASIYSAGLKQKSTSEQVTFASIQSVARNLDVFSEAYSLVIIDECHRVSGEVDEQSNEGIAGDEQKNTSKNESQYLQLIRKLKQHNAGLKVLGLTATPYRMGIGWIYRYHYHGYTRADDARPFTHCIYELPLNYMIKNGYLTPPKVVDAAITHYDFSSLNANSNGHYNEREVNELLSRYPRVTQGIIEQVNALAEGEPKRQGVMIFAASVNHAKEITGYLNSDKTALITGDTPHQERNDLIRRFKSRELTFLVNVAVLTTGFDAPHVDMIAILRPTQSVSLYQQIVGRGLRLSEGKTDCLVIDYAGNGFDLFYPEVGAPKPTSESVPVMVHCPSCEFANTFWGITDEDGHLIEHYGRKCWGYEQDDEGVKIPCDYRFRFKECRHCGAENDIAARECNACHEAMIDPDEQLKAALRLKNAMVIRCAGVTFEDSNGRLKIVYHDEDGVELKELFDLTHKGQRHIFNVQFGRRFKQGAAPKQFASVEQVIMAADAFTAPDYVVARKVASKSAGPVWRVKERIFDYQGNYRKANEI, from the coding sequence ATGGCTTTTACTTTACGAAATTATCAACGTGATGCCGTTCAGGCGACCATTCAGCACTTTAGAAAGAGTGATGAATCAGCGGTTATTGTGTTGCCGACAGGCGCGGGTAAAAGCTTGGTGATTGCTGAGCTAGCCCGATTAGCCAAGCGTAAGATTTTAGTATTAGCCCATGTAAAAGAGCTGGTCGAACAGAATCATGCCAAATATGAGAGTTATGGGCTTACGGCCAGTATTTATTCAGCAGGGCTAAAGCAAAAAAGCACATCTGAACAAGTGACCTTCGCGAGTATCCAATCGGTTGCTCGCAATTTGGATGTCTTTTCTGAAGCCTACTCCCTTGTCATTATTGACGAATGTCATCGTGTTAGTGGCGAGGTTGATGAGCAATCCAATGAAGGCATAGCAGGTGACGAACAAAAAAATACCTCGAAAAACGAAAGCCAATATCTTCAACTTATTCGCAAATTAAAGCAGCATAATGCAGGTTTGAAAGTACTGGGGTTGACAGCAACACCTTATAGAATGGGCATAGGGTGGATCTACCGGTATCATTATCATGGGTATACCCGAGCAGATGATGCGCGCCCATTTACCCATTGCATCTATGAACTTCCGTTAAATTACATGATCAAAAATGGCTATTTAACACCACCGAAGGTTGTTGATGCGGCCATTACTCATTATGACTTCTCTAGCCTTAATGCGAATAGCAACGGGCACTACAATGAACGTGAAGTCAATGAACTGCTGTCTCGCTATCCACGTGTTACGCAAGGCATTATTGAACAGGTTAACGCGCTGGCTGAGGGTGAGCCTAAGCGTCAGGGCGTAATGATTTTTGCGGCCAGTGTTAACCACGCAAAAGAAATAACGGGATATTTGAATTCAGATAAAACGGCATTGATCACCGGCGATACACCCCATCAAGAACGCAATGATCTGATTAGAAGGTTTAAGTCTCGCGAGTTAACGTTTTTAGTGAATGTCGCGGTATTGACCACTGGGTTTGATGCCCCCCATGTTGATATGATCGCTATCTTAAGGCCGACACAGTCGGTGAGCCTCTATCAGCAAATAGTCGGGCGTGGCTTACGGTTATCAGAAGGCAAAACGGACTGTCTGGTGATTGATTATGCAGGTAATGGCTTTGATTTATTTTACCCAGAGGTTGGCGCGCCTAAACCGACGTCTGAAAGCGTACCGGTGATGGTGCATTGTCCCAGCTGTGAGTTCGCGAATACGTTCTGGGGAATAACCGATGAAGACGGACATTTGATCGAACATTATGGTCGTAAATGCTGGGGATATGAGCAAGATGATGAGGGCGTAAAAATACCCTGCGATTACCGCTTTCGCTTCAAAGAATGCCGTCATTGCGGTGCAGAAAATGATATCGCGGCACGAGAGTGCAACGCTTGCCATGAAGCAATGATAGATCCTGATGAGCAATTGAAAGCCGCGCTTCGTCTTAAAAATGCCATGGTCATACGGTGCGCAGGCGTTACCTTTGAAGACAGTAATGGGCGGCTAAAAATTGTTTATCATGATGAGGATGGGGTTGAGCTAAAAGAGTTATTTGATCTTACTCATAAAGGTCAACGGCATATTTTTAATGTGCAGTTTGGGCGACGATTTAAGCAAGGCGCAGCACCTAAACAGTTTGCATCTGTTGAACAGGTCATTATGGCAGCCGACGCCTTTACTGCTCCAGACTATGTAGTCGCCAGAAAGGTCGCTAGCAAAAGCGCAGGCCCCGTTTGGCGCGTAAAAGAACGAATATTTGATTATCAAGGGAACTATAGAAAGGCTAACGAAATCTAG
- a CDS encoding BamA/TamA family outer membrane protein produces the protein MPLFIALIALFWGGSAPLFASTSANVKRSVDRVETADKSAESLILPFAFSTETMGLNLGLGMMASGYYQDQMTVGAAGFGGEVSHGLGAGLWNFRLPGTDRLYFSIVGMAGYYPDQRAYGNPKSEFHSSPVAGSNDSSLDDYIEANGSSNWWEMKLEFSLPMGATKEKGFIHYKTRNGLLISEPSGGEEWNPWASGASVIVLRQFNRYQSFEQQNRFLDGAVHAIELGLLYDNTDFPLNPSTGSKQYISISHDAAWFESDHQWTFVEFDASKYYSFGESEHAYQRIIALNFWTGYSPTWEVEYSDEGQQRIKSAPPYNEGATLGGFYKMRGYNQNRFHDKAAIYMSAEYRYTLKYNPAAGVKWLRFLKLDWVQLVPFVEAGRVAPEYTAKTLLSDLKYDGGVSLRAMMAGLIVRADVAGSEEGGSLWVMIDHPF, from the coding sequence ATGCCTTTATTTATCGCCCTTATCGCCCTTTTTTGGGGGGGATCCGCCCCCTTGTTTGCCTCGACTTCAGCTAATGTTAAACGTTCTGTTGATCGAGTTGAAACGGCTGATAAATCGGCCGAAAGTTTAATTTTACCTTTTGCGTTCTCAACGGAAACGATGGGGTTAAACCTAGGGTTAGGAATGATGGCCAGTGGTTATTACCAGGACCAGATGACGGTTGGAGCTGCCGGATTTGGTGGGGAGGTGAGTCATGGCTTGGGAGCAGGATTATGGAACTTTAGGTTACCCGGAACTGATCGGCTATATTTCAGTATTGTTGGGATGGCAGGGTATTACCCTGATCAGCGGGCATATGGAAACCCAAAATCTGAGTTCCACTCATCACCAGTGGCAGGAAGTAACGATTCATCATTAGACGATTATATTGAAGCAAATGGTTCATCAAATTGGTGGGAAATGAAGTTAGAGTTCTCACTACCTATGGGGGCCACAAAAGAAAAAGGATTTATTCACTATAAAACACGTAATGGCCTTTTAATTTCTGAGCCTAGCGGTGGAGAAGAGTGGAATCCATGGGCTAGTGGTGCCTCAGTTATTGTGTTAAGACAGTTTAACCGCTACCAAAGCTTTGAACAGCAAAACCGTTTTTTAGACGGTGCCGTTCATGCCATTGAGCTAGGCTTGCTCTACGATAATACCGACTTCCCCTTGAATCCATCTACAGGGTCTAAGCAGTATATTTCTATTAGTCATGATGCCGCATGGTTTGAATCAGATCATCAGTGGACGTTTGTTGAGTTCGATGCTAGTAAGTATTATTCCTTTGGTGAGTCTGAACATGCTTATCAGAGGATCATCGCGTTGAACTTCTGGACGGGATACTCACCCACCTGGGAGGTAGAGTATAGCGATGAGGGTCAGCAGCGTATAAAGAGTGCCCCTCCCTATAATGAAGGCGCAACCTTGGGTGGTTTCTATAAAATGCGGGGCTATAACCAAAATCGCTTTCATGATAAAGCCGCCATCTACATGTCAGCGGAATACCGGTACACTTTAAAATATAACCCCGCGGCAGGTGTAAAATGGCTCCGATTCTTAAAATTAGACTGGGTACAGTTAGTACCCTTTGTTGAAGCGGGCAGGGTTGCTCCAGAGTATACCGCTAAGACGCTCTTATCTGATTTGAAATATGATGGGGGCGTTTCTCTTAGAGCGATGATGGCCGGTTTAATTGTTCGAGCAGATGTTGCAGGGTCAGAAGAGGGTGGAAGCCTTTGGGTTATGATTGATCACCCTTTCTAA
- a CDS encoding FAD-dependent oxidoreductase — protein MIKTDPKTSTSTPTPRIGIVGGGMAGSTVALRLAELGINVVLFEAGKTLVNGPPICHLHAGGNLYRDISDEQCITLLRQSIDTLRVYPQTANIRPTVIAIPARDSGSPNDLLPRLKKLQTEYAALITQDPKNNVLGAANDYFKLYDRHTLEALAKKETPKKPLTLDDWMIPVAKNLNLDEFKLPLVLVQEYGLSIFRIASTVSLALDQLKSCTVLTSTNVTHIQYQQKQAKWKIEYQSEGHPNQSVTVDYLINACGYRTGMLDDMLDFKRNRMVEFKAAYIAHWSSCQGEWPEVIFHGERGTPDGMAQLTPYPDGYFQLHGMTNEITLFKEGLVASTEQSAQPMLNSLFNRKLTDKWKHNEIERRTAKAIEHVAQFIPRFKSATVGGNPMFGAQQIPGDDPSLRAADVSFAGRHYARAEIVKASSALTVANAIIDRLKEESFFTSEKLFEPKVLSQQFPVTNALPLEQVTSLAENLAKERDYPPALARAVGSHTLK, from the coding sequence ATGATCAAAACCGATCCTAAAACATCCACTTCAACACCTACTCCTCGTATCGGTATCGTCGGGGGAGGTATGGCCGGCTCTACAGTGGCATTGCGACTCGCTGAGCTGGGTATTAATGTTGTGCTATTTGAGGCAGGTAAAACGCTAGTCAATGGGCCGCCTATTTGCCATTTACATGCGGGCGGAAACCTTTATCGAGACATTTCAGATGAGCAGTGCATTACCCTACTTCGTCAGTCCATCGATACACTTAGAGTATATCCTCAGACCGCTAATATAAGACCCACTGTCATTGCTATTCCCGCACGCGATAGCGGTTCACCAAATGACCTGCTTCCGCGCTTGAAGAAATTGCAAACAGAGTATGCGGCATTAATAACGCAAGACCCTAAGAACAATGTGCTCGGCGCTGCGAACGACTATTTTAAGCTCTATGACCGCCATACCTTAGAAGCATTAGCCAAGAAAGAAACACCGAAAAAGCCATTAACGTTAGATGACTGGATGATTCCTGTCGCCAAAAACCTCAACCTTGATGAGTTCAAGCTACCTCTTGTGCTGGTGCAAGAATACGGGCTGAGCATTTTCCGTATTGCCTCTACCGTTAGCCTAGCCCTCGACCAACTAAAATCCTGTACCGTCTTAACCAGCACAAACGTAACCCATATTCAGTATCAGCAAAAACAGGCTAAATGGAAAATTGAATACCAATCTGAAGGCCATCCTAATCAATCGGTTACAGTTGATTATTTAATCAATGCCTGCGGCTATCGCACCGGGATGCTAGATGACATGCTCGACTTTAAACGAAACCGAATGGTTGAATTTAAAGCCGCCTACATTGCTCACTGGTCATCCTGTCAGGGCGAATGGCCTGAGGTTATTTTTCATGGTGAACGGGGGACGCCTGATGGAATGGCACAGCTGACACCTTACCCTGATGGATACTTTCAACTACATGGTATGACCAACGAGATTACCTTGTTTAAAGAAGGTCTTGTTGCATCGACGGAGCAAAGTGCTCAACCGATGCTTAACAGCTTATTTAATCGAAAATTAACCGACAAATGGAAGCACAACGAAATTGAGCGGCGAACAGCTAAAGCCATCGAGCATGTAGCCCAATTTATCCCGCGCTTTAAAAGTGCAACCGTAGGCGGCAATCCTATGTTCGGCGCTCAGCAAATTCCAGGAGATGACCCATCACTCCGTGCTGCCGACGTATCATTTGCAGGCCGTCACTATGCAAGGGCAGAAATAGTTAAAGCCTCTTCTGCACTAACCGTAGCCAATGCCATCATTGATAGACTAAAAGAAGAGTCTTTCTTTACTTCCGAAAAGCTATTTGAACCAAAAGTGTTATCTCAACAATTTCCCGTCACCAACGCCTTACCTTTAGAGCAAGTCACCTCACTTGCCGAAAATCTCGCTAAAGAGCGCGACTATCCGCCAGCACTTGCTAGAGCCGTAGGCTCACACACACTAAAATAA
- a CDS encoding DUF1499 domain-containing protein: MKIIKLISALALLPLSGCMVFPLEESDPNRSLYWCPPLHNCASTEAVTFVHSIQPFELAMPLEEAWPYIREAVNNLSGTTIEYEYDGYIFAKSRSTVFHFLDYFEVLAVPEENRLNVRSSSLTALTDLFVNYFRTSSFRNELAEKGVIVVKQ, encoded by the coding sequence ATGAAAATAATAAAACTTATTTCTGCTCTGGCGCTACTGCCACTGAGCGGATGCATGGTGTTTCCGTTAGAAGAATCAGACCCCAATCGTTCATTATATTGGTGCCCTCCCCTTCATAACTGCGCGTCAACAGAGGCCGTCACGTTTGTACATAGCATTCAACCCTTTGAACTAGCCATGCCATTAGAAGAAGCTTGGCCATATATTAGGGAAGCCGTTAATAACCTTTCTGGAACAACCATAGAGTATGAATATGACGGTTATATTTTCGCAAAAAGCCGCAGCACCGTATTCCACTTCCTCGATTATTTTGAAGTGCTCGCCGTACCAGAAGAAAATCGTCTAAATGTACGTTCTTCATCACTTACTGCGCTGACAGACCTTTTTGTAAACTATTTCAGGACAAGTTCATTTAGAAACGAACTAGCAGAAAAAGGCGTTATTGTGGTCAAGCAATAA